The following are from one region of the Vanessa cardui chromosome 3, ilVanCard2.1, whole genome shotgun sequence genome:
- the LOC124543506 gene encoding juvenile hormone esterase-like: protein MDMCNLLYLLLSRLIQVEVSEGILEGQVVANEYGCPFFSFKGIPYAEPPVGDLRFKAPQPKKPWQGVRDATEHGSSCFSFEMFTNETQAPEGSEDCLYLNVYAPNIAPLKPLPVMVYIHGGGFSTGNGDDTLYGPKFLVRKNVVVVTLNYRLEVLGFLSLDTEDVPGNAGMKDQVAALRWVKKNIKHFGGDPDNITIFGESAGGASVSFHLVSPMSKGLFKRAITQSGTLTSWWPNTFRPRDRGLLLAKQLGCVSTNDKEIYECLKTQPVDNLVQRKIPVTYVESSKEAPSVTFGIVQETKFGDNERFFYGHPFEVLRNGIHEGVEVMNGYTEDEGILFFSSGIDVEKVFDQANNFLEFFVPEPYTTYTPLATQMEIGRRFKDFYMKNKTASRDNLDDLLRYFNMELFTYGTISQEKIIAKKNQNKSYLYKFTCKSELNIFTLLTGLDQLFNYRPVVAHSDELGYIFSLTEINMNSSTFKMIEQVTTLWTNFAKYGDPTPDNSLDVKWLPYTLENQDYLDIGENLVAKRYPEKEDMEFWESNFKEFLHQYVP from the exons ATGGATATGTGCAATTTGTTGTATCTTCTTTTATCAAGACTAATTCAAGTAGAAGTTAGTGAAGGTATATTAGAAGGTCAAGTTGTAGCGAATGAATATGGATGTCCATTCTTCAGCTTCAAGGGTATCCCTTACGCTGAGCCACCCGTGGGCGACCTGAGATTCAAG GCTCCTCAACCTAAGAAACCATGGCAAGGAGTTCGTGATGCCACAGAACATGGCTCAAGTTGTTTTAGCTTTGAAATGTTCACAAATGAAACACAGGCACCAGAAGGAAGCGAAGATTGTTTGTATCTTAATGTTTACGCTCCAAACATTGCCCCCTTAAAACCATTACCTGTAATGGTTTACATACACGGGGGTGGTTTTTCCACTGGCAACGGCGATGATACATTATACGGTCCCAAATTTTTAGTAAGAAAAAACGTCGTCGTCGTTACCCTAAACTACAGACTAGAAGTTTTAGGATTTCTCTCTTTAGACACGGAAGATGTCCCCGGTAATGCGGGAATGAAAGATCAAGTAGCGGCTTTGAGATGGGTTAAAAAGAATATCAAGCACTTTGGCGGTGACCCTGATAATATCACCATATTCGGCGAAAGCGCTGGCGGTGCCAGTGTTTCTTTTCATTTAGTATCACCCATGAGCAAAGGTCTTTTCAAAAGAGCTATCACTCAAAGTGGTACCCTGACGTCATGGTGGCCAAACACATTTAGACCGCGTGACAGAGGTTTACTACTCGCCAAACAATTAGGCTGCGTTTCGACAAATGACAAAGAAATTTATGAGTGTTTAAAAACCCAACCCGTTGATAATTTAGTTCAAAGAAAAATACCTGTAACATATGTAGAGTCATCAAAAGAAGCTCCTAGTGTTACTTTTGGTATAGTTCAAGAAACTAAATTCGGTGATAATGAGAGATTCTTTTACGGGCACCCATTTGAAGTTCTCCGAAATGGTATACATGAAGGAGTTGAAGTCATGAATGGTTATACAGAAGATGaaggaatattatttttctcttcGGGTATTGATGTTGAAAAAGTATTTGATCAAGCTAACAATTTCTTAGAATTTTTTGTACCTGAACCGTATACTACGTATACTCCGTTGGCAACCCAAATGGAAATAGGGCGaagatttaaagatttttatatgaaGAATAAAACTGCTTCGAGGGACAATTTAGATGATTTATTAAGATACTTTAACATGGAGCTGTTTACGTATGGAACAATAAGTCAAGAAAAAATTATTGCTAAGAAAAATCAGAACAaaagttatttgtataaatttacttGTAAATCTGAGCTGAATATATTTACTCTTTTGACAGGATTAGACCAACTGTTCAATTATAGACCCGTGGTCGCTCATTCTGATGAACTTGGATACATATTCTCattaacagaaataaatatgaattcatctacatttaaaatgattgaACAGGTGACAACGCTATGGACAAACTTTGCAAAATACgg TGACCCAACGCCTGATAACAGTCTGGATGTAAAATGGCTGCCGTACACATTGGAAAACCAAGACTACTTAGATATCGGAGAGAATTTGGTCGCTAAACGATATCCAGAAAAAGAAGACATGGAATTTTGGGAGAGTAATTTTAAGGAATTTCTACATCAATATGTACCATAA